Proteins from a single region of Cydia amplana chromosome 17, ilCydAmpl1.1, whole genome shotgun sequence:
- the LOC134655676 gene encoding transcription initiation factor IIA subunit 2 isoform X1 translates to MSYQLYRNTTIGNTLQESLDELIQYGQITPALAVKVLLQFDKSINTALSNKMKSRLTFKAGKLNTYRFCDNVWTFMLTDVEFREVQEVAKVDKIKIVACDGKNVEERR, encoded by the exons ATGTCATATCAACTGTACAGAAATACTACGATTGGAAACACATTACAAGAAAGCCTTGACGAACTGATCCAG TACGGGCAGATAACACCGGCTTTAGCAGTGAAAGTTCTATTGCAATTTGACAAATCTATAAATACAGCTTTATCCAACAAGATGAAATCTAGATTAACCTTTAAAGCCGgaaaattaaatacttacag GTTTTGTGACAATGTGTGGACCTTTATGTTGACTGATGTGGAGTTCCGAGAAGTGCAAGAAGTTGCTAAAGTAGACAAAATCAAAATTGTAGCTTGTGATGGTAAAA aTGTTGAGGAAAGGAGATAA
- the LOC134655676 gene encoding transcription initiation factor IIA subunit 2 isoform X2, with protein MSYQLYRNTTIGNTLQESLDELIQYGQITPALAVKVLLQFDKSINTALSNKMKSRLTFKAGKLNTYRFCDNVWTFMLTDVEFREVQEVAKVDKIKIVACDGKSK; from the exons ATGTCATATCAACTGTACAGAAATACTACGATTGGAAACACATTACAAGAAAGCCTTGACGAACTGATCCAG TACGGGCAGATAACACCGGCTTTAGCAGTGAAAGTTCTATTGCAATTTGACAAATCTATAAATACAGCTTTATCCAACAAGATGAAATCTAGATTAACCTTTAAAGCCGgaaaattaaatacttacag GTTTTGTGACAATGTGTGGACCTTTATGTTGACTGATGTGGAGTTCCGAGAAGTGCAAGAAGTTGCTAAAGTAGACAAAATCAAAATTGTAGCTTGTGATGGTAAAAGTAAGTAG